A region from the Cannabis sativa cultivar Pink pepper isolate KNU-18-1 chromosome 9, ASM2916894v1, whole genome shotgun sequence genome encodes:
- the LOC115722256 gene encoding flowering time control protein FPA: MAPPMKSSKQDDSENPSNNLWVGNLASDVTDSDLMDLFAQYGALDSVTSYSSRSYAFLFFKRMEDAKAAKDALQGTLLRGNPIKIEFARPAKPCKHLWVGGISPSVSKEELEEEFLKFGKIEDFKFLRDRNTAFIEFFRLEDASQAMRNMNGKRLGGEQIRVDFLRSQPSRREQWPDSRDGQFQGRSIGPADFHSFQRRQLYSQAPGGRKGDGQPSNVLWIGYPPSLQIDEQMLHNAMILFGEIERIKSFPERHYSFVEFRSVDEARRAKEGLQGKLFNDPRISIMYSSSGLAPAGKGPGPDMVFNDPFRPLQMDMYGPNHPMMSNNFPGPLPGSGILGPNMAMRPLGHQGRFEPLLSGPKINDLANLPNYQDGNSKNLMSSSWGRPSPPSAGVLSSPVSSIRGNTRSASGAWDVLDVNHFQRDSKRSRIDGPMSIEDTSFPLRKLDDHGLGLDQSYVVGAVDGGASGPFGNVQGKGLLSPVGTRGSTGGAAQGHSDGDYVWRGMIAKGGTPVCHARCVPIGKGIGSELPEVVNCSARTGLDMLTKHYAEAIGFEIVFFLPDSEEDFASYTEFLRYLGAKSRAGVAKFDDGTTLFLVPPSEFLTKVLKVVGPERLYGVVLKFPQVSSSTLGQQPAHLPIPSQYTDRQQNPSQMEYGVVSSKEERVMPMDYGRVLHEESKLPIKQFFPPTSESPRLQSVSQDYAPNNTGALSQAGVALTPELIATLASFMPANAQSSAPENAKQLGPTIRPSLPPGQLNKLIPPGWKQDHHQAYDHTGHGLQQLGSQFNPQGQNLSQLQSYPSLSNTHSHSAQQHHGSTQFQDSSLNQSLQSRPLSNFPVPSQGGQTSASPRVTQYQAHGTDASGLYHPTVSQQLSNPVNFSSQSYGGNAVQSQSVPLASDTVNAEVSNQVQQLQSIIGAGQSTSEGEVDKNQRYQSTLQFAANLLLQIQQRQQQQHVGAQAGRGSGSQQ; the protein is encoded by the exons ATGGCGCCTCCGATGAAATCGAGTAAGCAGGATGATTCCGAGAACCCCTCTAATAATCTTTGGGTAGGGAACTTGGCTAGCGATGTCACCGATTCCGATCTCATGGACCTTTTTGCTCAGTACGGAGCGCTCGACAGCGTCACATCATACTCGTCACGGAGCTATGCGTTTCTGTTTTTTAAGCGCATGGAGGACGCTAAGGCTGCCAAGGACGCTCTGCAAGGGACACTTCTTCGTGGGAATCCCATTAAGATCGAGTTCGCGCGACCG GCTAAACCTTGTAAGCATCTATGGGTGGGTGGAATTAGCCCTTCTGTTTCGAAGGAAGAACTAGAAGAAGAATTTCTTAAGTTTGGGAAAATTGAGGACTTCAAGTTTCTTAGAGATCGAAATACTGCCTTCATTGAATTTTTCAGACTTGAAGATGCTTCCCAAGCAATGAGAAACATGAATGGTAAGCGTCTGGGAGGTGAGCAGATACGTGTAGATTTTCTTCGATCGCAACCTTCAAGAAGG GAACAGTGGCCCGATTCCAGAGATGGACAATTTCAGGGCAGGAGCATAGGTCCGGCTGATTTTCATTCTTTTCAAAGAAGACAGCTG TATTCTCAAGCTCCGGGGGGACGAAAAGGAGATGGCCAGCCGAGTAATGTTTTGTGGATAGGTTACCCTCCTTCTCTTCAGATTGATGAGCAAATGCTGCATAATGCAATGATTTTGTTTGGAGAGATTGAAAGAATTAAAAGTTTCCCTGAGAGACATTACTCTTTTGTGGAATTCAGAAGTGTTGATGAAGCTAGGCGTGCCAAGGAGGGTTTGCAAGGTAAACTTTTCAATGATCCTCGAATTAGCATTATGTACTCAAGTAGCGGGTTGGCACCAGCAGGTAAAGGGCCTGGGCCAGATATGGTATTCAACGACCCTTTTCGACCTTTGCAGATGGATATGTATGGTCCAAATCATCCAATGATGTCAAATAATTTTCCTGGACCACTTCCAGGTAGTGGAATTCTTGGACCTAATATGGCCATGAGGCCTTTGGGTCATCAAGGAAGATTTGAACCGCTGCTTTCAGGCCCTAAGATTAATGATTTGGCAAATCTTCCTAATTATCAGGATGGTAATTCCAAAAATTTAATGAGTTCAAGTTGGGGAAGGCCATCTCCTCCTTCAGCTGGTGTGCTGTCTTCTCCTGTGTCAAGCATTCGTGGAAACACAAGATCTGCATCTGGTGCATGGGATGTGTTGGATGTTAACCATTTTCAGAGGGACTCTAAACGGTCTAGGATAGATGGCCCAATGTCTATTGAAGATACTTCTTTTCCATTAAGAAAACTTGATGACCATGGGCTAGGGTTGGATCAATCTTATGTAGTTGGAGCAGTTGATGGAGGTGCTTCTGGTCCATTTGGTAATGTTCAAGGGAAGGGTCTCCTTAGTCCTGTTGGTACAAGGGGTTCAACTGGAGGAGCAGCTCAAGGTCATTCTGATGGTGATTATGTCTGGCGTGGGATGATTGCCAAGGGTGGGACTCCTGTTTGTCATGCACGTTGTGTCCCAATTGGAAAAGGAATAGGATCTGAGCT TCCTGAAGTTGTCAATTGCTCTGCTAGAACAGGATTGGATATGTTAACTAAACACTATGCTGAAGCCATTGGATTTGAAATTGTGTTTTTCTTGCCAGATAGTGAGGAAGATTTTGCTTCTTACACTGAATTTCTTCGTTATTTAGGTGCCAAAAGTAGGGCTGGTGTTGCCAAGTTTGATGACGGGACCACCTTATTTTTAGTACCTCCTTCAGAATTTTTAACAAAGGTTTTGAAAGTTGTTGGTCCTGAACGCCTATATGGCGTTGTTCTTAAATTTCCACAAGTTTCTAGTAGCACCTTGGGGCAGCAACCGGCTCACCTGCCTATTCCTTCACAGTATACTGATAGACAACAGAATCCTTCTCAAATGGAGTATGGTGTTGTTTCATCAAAGGAGGAACGAGTTATGCCAATGGATTATGGAAGGGTTTTGCACGAGGAATCTAAGCTTCCCATAAAACAATTTTTTCCACCTACAAGTGAGTCGCCCAGATTGCAATCAGTATCACAAGATTATGCGCCTAATAATACTGGAGCATTATCACAAGCTGGAGTTGCATTGACGCCTGAGCTGATTGCGACTCTAGCATCCTTTATGCCTGCAAATGCTCAGTCTTCTGCTCCAGAGAATGCAAAACAATTGGGCCCAACAATTCGGCCTTCACTTCCTCCTGGTCAACTGAATAAATTAATTCCTCCTGGATGGAAACAAGATCATCATCAAGCTTATGACCATACAGGGCATGGATTACAACAATTGGGTAGTCAGTTTAATCCTCAGGGACAGAACCTCTCGCAACTGCAGTCTTATCCATCTCTTTCAAATACACACAGCCACTCTGCACAACAACACCATGGTAGCACTCAGTTCCAAGACTCTAGTTTAAATCAGTCACTGCAGTCTAGGCCTCTGAGTAACTTTCCAGTACCTTCTCAAGGTGGACAAACCAGCGCATCCCCACGTGTTACCCAATATCAGGCACATGGAACAGATGCTTCTGGGTTGTACCATCCTACTGTTTCCCAACAACTTTCCAATCCTGTGAATTTTTCTAGTCAGTCTTATGGTGGTAATGCTGTGCAATCACAAAGTGTGCCGTTAGCTTCTGACACGGTAAATGCAGAAGTTTCAAATCAGGTGCAGCAGCTGCAGTCAATCATTGGGGCGGGTCAGAGCACATCAGAGGGTGAAGTTGATAAAAACCAGCGTTATCAATCAACATTGCAGTTTGCAGCAAACCTGCTTCTTCAGATTCAGCAGCGGCAGCAGCAGCAGCATGTTGGTGCTCAAGCAGGGCGGGGTTCTGGAAGTCAGCAATGA
- the LOC115700146 gene encoding uncharacterized protein LOC115700146 isoform X2, with product MSSIRGSSYSVEEDVHLCHVYVDISQDPIVGRNQSGNNFWARVQSEYHTDGKFSNKPRPVRSLQTRMSTINSAVAKLRGCINQIENKNPSGASAEDILIQAKMLLAQDKKYDKGFKFDHVWHILKGIQKFSNDENINAPRRFQHEGPSFTSSKSSSHNFESPTSASTEFHKYIQSEKRRIYKERAQTSEVGEQGEGSQYEGSQYQGYPNQGSQYQGSQYEGSQYRASQDSGHGVEDEDQRSQDQGERAENDSQVYSPYYDYLGGSRNNLPHY from the exons atgtCTTCCATTCGCGGTTCTTCTTACTCAGTAGAGGAAGATGTGCACTTGTGTCATGTCTATGTTGACATTTCTCAAGATCCAATCGTAGGAAGAAACCAATCAGGTAATAATTTTTGGGCAAGAGTTCAATCAGAGTACCACACAGATGGAAAATTTAGTAATAAACCTCGCCCAGTAAGATCTTTGCAAACTCGAATGTCTACTATTAATAGTGCAGTTGCAAAATTAAGGGGATGTATCaatcaaattgaaaataaaaatccaaGTGGTGCTTCAGCAGAAGACATT TTAATTCAAGCGAAGATGTTATTAGCCCAAGATAAAAAGTACGATAAAGGCTTTAAATTTGATCATGTGTGGCACATCCTCAAAGGTATTCAAAAGTTTTCAAATGATGAAAACATCAATGCACCACGTAGATTCCAACACGAAGGTCCTAGTTTCACTTCATCGAAATCATCATCTCACAATTTTGAGTCTCCAACATCGGCATCCACTG AGTTTCATAAGTACATTCAAAGTGAAAAAAGACGAATTTACAAAGAAAGGGCACAAACATCCGAAGTTGGAGAACAAGGAGAAGGATCTCAATATGAGGGATCTCAATATCAGGGATATCCAAATCAGGGATCTCAATATCAGGGATCACAATATGAGGGGTCACAATATCGAGCATCTCAAGATTCGGGACATGGCGTTGAAGATGAAGATCAACGATCTCAAGATCAAGGTGAAAGAGCTGAAAATGACTCACAAGTTTATAGTCCGTATTATGACTATCTTGGCGGATCAAGAAATAATCTTCCACATTATTAA
- the LOC115700146 gene encoding glutathione S-transferase T3 isoform X1, producing MSSIRGSSYSVEEDVHLCHVYVDISQDPIVGRNQSGNNFWARVQSEYHTDGKFSNKPRPVRSLQTRMSTINSAVAKLRGCINQIENKNPSGASAEDILIQAKMLLAQDKKYDKGFKFDHVWHILKGIQKFSNDENINAPRRFQHEGPSFTSSKSSSHNFESPTSASTGMSSFDLNMNNEEMNTYPTERPCGVKKAKEKQLGNDQFNKLMEQNKELIKVIEKSNKDRNERHRRKADEKILFTDLNSISDPEFHKYIQSEKRRIYKERAQTSEVGEQGEGSQYEGSQYQGYPNQGSQYQGSQYEGSQYRASQDSGHGVEDEDQRSQDQGERAENDSQVYSPYYDYLGGSRNNLPHY from the exons atgtCTTCCATTCGCGGTTCTTCTTACTCAGTAGAGGAAGATGTGCACTTGTGTCATGTCTATGTTGACATTTCTCAAGATCCAATCGTAGGAAGAAACCAATCAGGTAATAATTTTTGGGCAAGAGTTCAATCAGAGTACCACACAGATGGAAAATTTAGTAATAAACCTCGCCCAGTAAGATCTTTGCAAACTCGAATGTCTACTATTAATAGTGCAGTTGCAAAATTAAGGGGATGTATCaatcaaattgaaaataaaaatccaaGTGGTGCTTCAGCAGAAGACATT TTAATTCAAGCGAAGATGTTATTAGCCCAAGATAAAAAGTACGATAAAGGCTTTAAATTTGATCATGTGTGGCACATCCTCAAAGGTATTCAAAAGTTTTCAAATGATGAAAACATCAATGCACCACGTAGATTCCAACACGAAGGTCCTAGTTTCACTTCATCGAAATCATCATCTCACAATTTTGAGTCTCCAACATCGGCATCCACTGGTATGAGTTCATTTGATCTAAACATGAATAATGAGGAAATGAATACTTATCCAACAGAAAGACCATGTGGTGTAAAAAAAGCAAAGGAAAAACAATTAGGTAATGATCAATTCAACAAACTAATGGAACAAAATAAAGAACTCATTAAAGTTATTGAAAAGAGTAACAAGGATAGAAATGAACGTCACAGAAGAAAGGCTGACGAAAAAATTTTATTCACGGATTTGAATTCTATATCCGATCCAGAGTTTCATAAGTACATTCAAAGTGAAAAAAGACGAATTTACAAAGAAAGGGCACAAACATCCGAAGTTGGAGAACAAGGAGAAGGATCTCAATATGAGGGATCTCAATATCAGGGATATCCAAATCAGGGATCTCAATATCAGGGATCACAATATGAGGGGTCACAATATCGAGCATCTCAAGATTCGGGACATGGCGTTGAAGATGAAGATCAACGATCTCAAGATCAAGGTGAAAGAGCTGAAAATGACTCACAAGTTTATAGTCCGTATTATGACTATCTTGGCGGATCAAGAAATAATCTTCCACATTATTAA